The following proteins come from a genomic window of Aphelocoma coerulescens isolate FSJ_1873_10779 chromosome 29, UR_Acoe_1.0, whole genome shotgun sequence:
- the ASIC1 gene encoding acid-sensing ion channel 1 isoform X2, with protein MMDLKVDEEEVDSGQPVSIQAFASSSTLHGLSHIFSYERLSLKRVVWALCFLGSLALLALVCTNRIQYYFLYPHVTKLDEVAATRLTFPAVTFCNLNEFRFSRVTKNDLYHAGELLALLNNRYEIPDTQTADEKQLEILQDKANFRNFKPKPFNMLEFYDRAGHDIREMLLSCFFRGEQCTPEDFKVVFTRYGKCYTFNAGQDGKPRLITMKGGTGNGLEIMLDIQQDEYLPVWGETDETSFEAGIKVQIHSQDEPPLIDQLGFGVAPGFQTFVSCQEQRLIYLPPPWGDCKAVAGDSEFYDTYSITACRIDCETRYLVENCNCRMVHMPGDAPYCTPEQYKECADPALDFLVEKDNEYCICEMPCNMTRYGKELSMVKIPSKASAKYLAKKYNKSEQYIGENILVLDIFFEALNYETIEQKKAYEVAGLLGDIGGQMGLFIGASILTVLELFDYAYEVIKHRLCRRGKCRKNHKRSNTDKGVALSMDDVKRHNPCESIRGHPAGMTYAANILPHHPARGTFEDFTC; from the exons ATGATGGACCTGAAAGtggacgaggaggaggtggacAGCGGGCAACCGGTGAGCATCCAGGCCTTCGCCAGCAGCTCCACCCTGCACGGGCTCTCGCACATCTTCTCGTACGAGCGGCTGTCGCTGAAGCGCGTGGTCTGGGCACTTTGCTTCCTGGGCTCGCTGGCGCTGCTCGCCCTCGTCTGCACCAACCGCATCCAGTACTACTTCCTGTACCCCCACGTCACCAAGCTGGACGAGGTGGCGGCCACCAGGCTCACCTTTCCCGCCGTCACCTTCTGCAACCTCAACGAGTTTCGGTTCAGCCGAGTGACCAAGAATGACCTGTACCACGCTGGCGAGCTCCTGGCCTTGCTCAATAACAG ATACGAGATCCCAGACACCCAGACGGCCGACGAGAAGCAGCTGGAGATCCTGCAGGACAAGGCGAACTTCCGAAACTTCAAGCCCAAACCTTTCAACATGCTGGAGTTTTACGACCGGGCTGGCCACGACATCCGGGAGATGCTGCTGTCCTGCTTCTTCCGTGGGGAGCAGTGCACCCCCGAAGACTTCAAAGTG GTCTTCACCCGCTACGGGAAGTGCTACACCTTCAACGCGGGGCAGGACGGGAAGCCCCGGCTGATCACCATGAAGGGGGGCACTGGCAATGGCCTGGAGATCATGCTGGACATCCAGCAGGACGAGTACCTGCCGGTGTGGGGGGAAACAG ATGAGACCTCGTTCGAAGCCGGGATCAAGGTGCAGATCCACAGCCAGGACGAGCCCCCGCTGATCGACCAGCTGGGCTTCGGGGTGGCCCCCGGCTTCCAGACCTTTGtgtcctgccaggagcagcgG CTCATCTACCTGCCGCCTCCCTGGGGCGACTGCAAGGCCGTGGCGGGTGACTCGGAGTTCTACGACACCTACAGCATCACGGCCTGCCGGATCGACTGCGAGACCCGCTACCTGGTGGAGAACTGCAACTGCCGCATGGTGCACATGCCAG GCGATGCCCCTTACTGCACCCCGGAGCAGTACAAGGAGTGTGCGGATCCGGCCTTAG ATTTCCTGGTGGAGAAGGACAACGAGTACTGCATCTGCGAGATGCCCTGCAACATGACCCGCTACGGCAAAGAGCTCTCCATGGTCAAGATTCCCAGCAAGGCCTCGGCCAAATACCTGGCCAAGAAGTACAACAAGTCGGAGCAGTACATCGG GGAGAACATCCTGGTGCTGGATATCTTCTTTGAAGCCCTGAACTACGAGACGATCGAGCAGAAGAAGGCGTACGAGGTGGCTGGCTTGCTGG GTGACATTGGAGGGCAGATGGGGCTGTTCATTGGGGCCAGTATCCTCACAGTCCTGGAGCTGTTTGACTACGCCTATGAG GTGATAAAGCACCGGCTGTGCCGGCGGGGCAAGTGCCGCAAGAACCACAAGAGGAGCAACACAGACAAGGGCGTCGCGCTGAGCATGGACGACGTGAAGCGCCAC AATCCCTGTGAAAGCATACGGGGGCACCCAGCAGGCATGACGTACGCAGCCAACATCCTACCTCACCACCCGGCCCGGGGCACCTTTGAGGACTTCACCTGCTAA
- the ASIC1 gene encoding acid-sensing ion channel 1 isoform X1, whose translation MPLQIFCTISFSSEEGPEDAAATGKGEDGADEFLYGQDEDEEDEEDTGATTDFVAFASSCTLHGLSHIFVEGSLGARQALWALAFLLSLSVFLYQVADRIAYYLEYHHVTLLSEEDSPEMTFPAVTFCNINRVRLSQLSHEDLLYLAPLVDYEPGMELGFTPAQPGPWEEDEPLNLYGFFNRTCHQLEDMLLSCSYRGQRCGPRDFAPVFTRYGKCYTFNAGQDGKPRLITMKGGTGNGLEIMLDIQQDEYLPVWGETDETSFEAGIKVQIHSQDEPPLIDQLGFGVAPGFQTFVSCQEQRLIYLPPPWGDCKAVAGDSEFYDTYSITACRIDCETRYLVENCNCRMVHMPGDAPYCTPEQYKECADPALDFLVEKDNEYCICEMPCNMTRYGKELSMVKIPSKASAKYLAKKYNKSEQYIGENILVLDIFFEALNYETIEQKKAYEVAGLLGDIGGQMGLFIGASILTVLELFDYAYEVIKHRLCRRGKCRKNHKRSNTDKGVALSMDDVKRHNPCESIRGHPAGMTYAANILPHHPARGTFEDFTC comes from the exons ATGCCTCTCCAGATATTCTGCACCATCTCCTTCTCCAGTGAGGAAGGACCAGAAGATGCTGCAGCCACTGGGAAGGGAGAAGATGGAGCAGACGAGTTCCTATACGGGCAGGACGAGGATgaagaggacgaggaggacacAGGGGCAACCACGGACTTCGTggcctttgccagcagctgcaccCTGCATGGGCTGAGCCACATCTTCGTGGAGGGCAGCCTGGGCGCCCGGCAGGCACTGTGGGCGCTggccttcctcctctccctctccgtCTTCCTCTACCAGGTGGCCGACCGCATCGCCTACTACCTGGAGTACCACCACGTCACGCTGCTCAGCGAGGAGGACAGCCCCGAGATGACCTTCCCCGCCGTCACCTTCTGCAACATCAACCGTGTGCGGCTCTCGCAGCTCAGCCACGAGGACTTGCTCTACCTGGCCCCCCTGGTCGACTACGagcctgggatggagctgggcttcaccccggcccagcctggcccctgGGAGGAGGACGAGCCCCTAAATCTGTACGGGTTTTTTAACCGCACTTGCCACCAGCTGGAGGAcatgctgctgagctgcagctaCCGCGGCCAGCGCTGCGGCCCCAGGGACTTTGCGCCG GTCTTCACCCGCTACGGGAAGTGCTACACCTTCAACGCGGGGCAGGACGGGAAGCCCCGGCTGATCACCATGAAGGGGGGCACTGGCAATGGCCTGGAGATCATGCTGGACATCCAGCAGGACGAGTACCTGCCGGTGTGGGGGGAAACAG ATGAGACCTCGTTCGAAGCCGGGATCAAGGTGCAGATCCACAGCCAGGACGAGCCCCCGCTGATCGACCAGCTGGGCTTCGGGGTGGCCCCCGGCTTCCAGACCTTTGtgtcctgccaggagcagcgG CTCATCTACCTGCCGCCTCCCTGGGGCGACTGCAAGGCCGTGGCGGGTGACTCGGAGTTCTACGACACCTACAGCATCACGGCCTGCCGGATCGACTGCGAGACCCGCTACCTGGTGGAGAACTGCAACTGCCGCATGGTGCACATGCCAG GCGATGCCCCTTACTGCACCCCGGAGCAGTACAAGGAGTGTGCGGATCCGGCCTTAG ATTTCCTGGTGGAGAAGGACAACGAGTACTGCATCTGCGAGATGCCCTGCAACATGACCCGCTACGGCAAAGAGCTCTCCATGGTCAAGATTCCCAGCAAGGCCTCGGCCAAATACCTGGCCAAGAAGTACAACAAGTCGGAGCAGTACATCGG GGAGAACATCCTGGTGCTGGATATCTTCTTTGAAGCCCTGAACTACGAGACGATCGAGCAGAAGAAGGCGTACGAGGTGGCTGGCTTGCTGG GTGACATTGGAGGGCAGATGGGGCTGTTCATTGGGGCCAGTATCCTCACAGTCCTGGAGCTGTTTGACTACGCCTATGAG GTGATAAAGCACCGGCTGTGCCGGCGGGGCAAGTGCCGCAAGAACCACAAGAGGAGCAACACAGACAAGGGCGTCGCGCTGAGCATGGACGACGTGAAGCGCCAC AATCCCTGTGAAAGCATACGGGGGCACCCAGCAGGCATGACGTACGCAGCCAACATCCTACCTCACCACCCGGCCCGGGGCACCTTTGAGGACTTCACCTGCTAA